The window AACTTATCAGATTATGATACCTGAAGGCATCTTGAGGGGAGACAGTGGCAAACATGATTGAATCATACTAAAATCCTCTTCGAGCACATTTAGAGGCCACTCCTGTTTTCCCAAACCAGCCAGTGAAAACTGGCTGAGGAAGACTTCTTGAGGTACAGAGTATATTTCAAAGTCTGTAGATGGTTCAAGACAATCATGTGAATTTACAGGCATTAAACATTCTAAAATAATGATGGCATGACATTTAATTCActtacagtgctatgaaaaaatatttgcaccattctgatttcttccgtttgtgggcctgtgtgaaaatttattcACCCCCATAGGTACTacttccccaaatctatgaaacagCATTTATAACTGGGAttagctggactagacacaaccaggcctgattaagTGTTGCGTTaactgaacagggtttgcagtaaatagaaactattttttaaattatttaattaaaaacagtatGAAGTTGGATAAAAAGGTTATCTTACCCAATAACTACCAAAATtgaaaaattccagaaataatgaaGTTGATGGGACTCccaagaaccacagtgagagccattatctacAAATGGAaacagcacagtagtgaaccttcccagaagtggctaaCCTTAcagaattcctccaagagcactgcaactactcatccaggaagtcagaaAAGAACCAAGGACATCAATGGAACTATAGGTCTCTCTTGCAGCAATAAAAGGTtattgttcatgactccactgtCAGAAAGACAATAggcaaaaaatggcatccatggaagtgtggagaggtgaaaaccactgctaacccaaaagaacattaaggcttgtctgaaatttgcctaaacacacactgatcttCAAACCCATTGGGAGAATATTCTGTGGTTTGaggagttgaaagtggaactgtttgaaaGACAGGGGTCTTGTTaaatctggcataaaccaaacacagaattccacgaAAAGAAGATCATACCtttagtcaagcatggtggtgctagtgtgatggtgtggggatgctttgctgcttcaggacctgggcaacttgcagtgaTTGAGGGGAAACATGATTTCTgatctctaccagaaaatcttaaaggagaatgtctggtcttcagtctgcaaGTTGAAACTCaggcacaactggattatgcagcaagacagtgatccaaagaaCAGGAGTGAGTCCATCTCTAATTTAACTTTGAGCCATTAatagttttggaatggcctagtcaaagtcctgactagaaccaattgagatgctgtgacaGGACCTTAAACATACAGTTCATGTtcaaaaaccctccagtgtgcaGGAACTAAAGCATTTAGTgagccaaaattccaccacagcactCTGAAAGTCTGATccatcagaagcatttggttgcagttattgctgctaaaagtggcacagccagattttaggtttaagggagcaattagtttttcacatttgtgATACGTGTTTGATagctttttgcttcaataaaatttttttaaaaaaataattaaatctgtattgtgtttaatcaggttgcttttgttttatactgcatttcatttgaagatctagaACTATTTAGTAGGAGATACTAAaagacagaagaaatcaggaaacaagtgaaatatttcttcaCAGCACTGGATACATCACGCAAGAATCATcaaatgaactttaaaaaacATTGGTCCTTAATCAAACACAGTATAGTAAACACCAAATTTATGAATAGTACATCACCAGTTAGTGAGAACTGCCAAAAACACAGGAACCAAGAGAACATTATGCATTTATCATCTAAAACATCAGGATGTCAGATGGTAGAAATGTTAGGACTCAAATATTGACATACATTTAGCCTGAAAATGCAGAAACTGTGCAATACAGTGGTTGCTAGTGTACGTAGATTAAAAACCCTTTAGAGTCATTCATGCTTGTGACTTCCTTGAATTGTTCAAATTTCAATTCTGAAAGGGACATACCACTCGGGTCATACGGGAAGCACTTCTCAATCTCTGGGTAGTCCTCACCAACAGGCTGAGGAGCCACTTTACATTGCTTTAACAAAAAAGGGAGTTAGTCATATCtccagaataaataaaatggtaagTAAGTGATATTTCAACAACCAACCTGGACCGCAAGGGGTATATTCGGCATATCAACTTTATGAGTGACTGCTGGagtgactacaatcttattaACTGTTCCCAAAGCTTTGCGGCTTGACTGTGCAGGAGCGCCAAGCCATGTCTTCAGTGGAGTTTTTAGGAGATGCTctataaagatagatagatagatagataatttattagtcctcaaagaggaaatttgtttctaCCATGGGTGCatagaaaaacacacaccacaacaccatacatataaaccatcatAAACTAAACAGTTATGCATACCAGTGTGTAATGAAATAACCTTGACAAAAAGCACTATTCCATCAAGTCAAGTTAGTGTGAAATGACTCCAGCTTACCAGGAGCAGAGTGAAGCCTCTGGCGAGCTTTTATGGATGGAGCAGCGAGTGTGCCATTTTCTTGATCAATGTAGACTATAGCATCCATGGCCTTCGACACTCTAGCATAGACAAATACTTAAGCCAGAACACAGGCTCCCgatcctggtcctggagtagCCTCTATCCTGTACATTTTCGTGAGCTCCCTGCTTCAACACACCTCATTCAACTTCAGgtaattaacattattttattataagttGAAATATGTGTGTTGGAGCAGGGAAGACACTCAAATGTGTAGGACACGGGTTATTCCATGACCAGGGCTGGAATCCTGTGATCTAATGCAATACATTCCCACACAAATACCCCAACATTTTCAGCAATAAACGGCACTATTAAACCCGTTGGTCCTGTAAATAAGGGAATGCCTGAAAACAACGAGATACACTTAAATCAAATACTCTTCTGAACATCTTCTGTAAGCCCATATTTTTCCAGACTATCAGATTCTGACAGAATGTGTCAAGCATGTCCATCGGTAGGATTTCTGAATTTAGTGACCCACGATGATGTAGTTTCACATTGTGAAAAGGCGCCCCTCTAACTGCAAAACATAACTCGTAGTTATATTCGTAGTGTCGAACATTATGAAGCTTACCAAACCTCGAGAAATGAAGCCATGCATGTACACCAGGTTATTAGCTAGCCTGATAGATTAGCATGAATATAGATTGGTAAACTCTTCTAAATGGCTGGCTAGTTTACAGCAGTCGTTTACGGCTTACTATCAATTACAACCGCAGCAACCATCTCTATTCTATTTTTCATTCAACAAATCTTGCTTACCAACCACCATTTATACGGCGGCGACTTCTTTCTTAAGCacgttctcttttttttctccgctttttttttttcttgtcaaaTTACAAAAGTGTATGTTTTGACTTCAAGCTTCCCCGTTTTAAAAGGCAACCTGCCATCTGATTGGTTCGTGTGAATTTCTTCTATGGTACGTCTAGTTACGTTCGTTAGTTTTATACTGCCACTGTGTGGCCAGAGTGGTTATTTAATTTACTACAAGTTTGGTATTGTAGCTCTTAAGAAGCTGTAAGTCTTGCAAGGCTGACATTGCTGGTTGCAGTGTGTTCTTCAAACACACCAGGTGTACATTAAAAGGTGTActatttggtgtgaaaaaaaagtttttagacCAACATATTATACTAAAGATATGAATTCTCAATATTTTTGTGGCTTTTTCCCTTTGTTTCAGGACTTTCCTTGCATTTGAATTGTATAGACTTAAACAGGCTACCattacaaactctctctctctctctctctctctctctcttcaggaTTActgcaaataatttttcactGTCACTCTGTCACTCTGTGATCTCTACAAGTGAGCTAATAaaagaattaattaaataaaataataaaaatgtcatttttttatttcacatggccagagtgtaaatataatatgaatataaacatataaatataaatatgtctataatatataataacttaACATTTATACCATGTCTCCTCCAAACAATATGCTTTCTTGAGTATCAAGACAGGCACGTGAATGGTCAATGAGCAGCATTCATGAATTATGtgtggcacaaaacaaacaccgtTCAGTTAAAAGAATATCTGCTTGGGGAGAATTAACAAACATATTCTTTCATAGCTGTGGATATAATACTTAGCAAGCTGTGATAATGAAATAATGATAGTGAAgataaatgaagatgaatggcATTCAATAGCATGCACTGCATCAAATTTCAAAAAAGGGCTGGTGCGATATAATTCCAAATTTAGGGGGGGCAGAGGGGGGCGAGCTTGTTTACACGgggtaatttttaaaatgaatatataaaaatatttagttttttgtctgtttgtttataatattttattataaaagaaagaaagaagaacgaaacagacagacatatcCCAAAACCTCTGAGCCTAGGGACCCTGAGGGCCTATTCATCTCAGAGTGTCTTTTGTTCAGCAGGCAGTTGCTGGACCTGACTAGTAAATGGCATAAAAGCTTACAGGAGGGATGAGGACTGCAAATCAGGTGAGATGAGGGTTAGAGCATATAAAAAGcgaataaaacaacaaaagagcAGCTTAGTTAGTCTGTTAACTGGAGACATTGTTCCTGGGCCTAACACAATGACTAAATGGGCTAATTTGATTGAATTTATGCAAAGCATGCTACTTGTTTCTATGGAAATTCCAGACTCTACATGCCTAAGTCACAGTCCACTGAATCTTAACAGTCCTAATCCCCCGCCATCTCCTCACAATGTTTACTTTAGGCGTGCTTACACTTCAACTTATGGGCCACCGGTAGCTTTTGATCCTGCTCAAAATGTAAACACAGTTGAACTTCAAATGTACATCCTATTAAAATGCTGCCtctgtgttttcttctttttttatacccaGCTCTCACATTAATTTATGCGTAGAACATGTAGGACTTTTGTATGTATCACGTACTGtatcattcatttcattcactCACGTACTCATTTCATTTACTCAGGTGCTCACTGCATTACTATATCTCTCCAAAGATGTTCAAtcggttcaagtctgggctctggctgggccactcaaggacattcacagagttgtcatGTAGctactcctttgttatcttggctgtgtgcttagggtcattgtcctgttggaagataaaccttcaccctagtctgaggtccagagtgctctggagcaggttttcatcaaggatgtctctgtacattgctgcattcatctttccctcgatcctgactagtctcccagttcctgccgctgaaaaacatccccacagcatgatgctgccaccactatgcttcactgtagggatggtattgtccaagtgatgagtggtgcctggtttcctccagacatgacgcttgccattcaggccaatctttgtttcatcatggtctgagagtccttcaggtgccttttggaaaactccaggcaggctgtcatgtgacTTTTACTGAGGaatggcttccgtctggccactctaccatacaggcctgattggtggagtgctgcagagatagttgttcttctggaaggttctcctcccTCCACAGATaaatgctggagctctgtcagagtgaccattgggtttttggtcacctccctgactaaggcccttctctcctgatcgctcagtttggccgggcagccagctctaggaagagtcctggtggttccaaacttcttccatttacagattatggaggccactgtgctcattggcctttgcagaaatgtttctgaacccTTCCcaagatctgtgcctcgatacaatcctctCTCgaaggtctacagacaattccttggacttaatggcttggtttgtgctctgacatgcattgaaaatgaacttttccatgatattaaaattttttgagatgcacctatatTCAGGAATAAATCTTacttaaaagtatttttaaaccaTATTTTTTCTAGCACATGAAACTTTAGTGAATCTGCAGTTCTTGTTAAAATCACATTAGGAATATGATAATACATAAAGACAATTAAATCATATGGTatgatatgatgatgattttaGGTGAATTACGATGAATATGAAAAGCTGAACACATTGAAGTCAATGTATCTTTCCCAGGAACCCCATTACTATTATATATAAACCAACAGCTCATTTCAAACATTAAGAAATACATTTGATAAAGTATGAAGTCAAATCCTGTAGAACTTCTAGAATCAT is drawn from Ictalurus furcatus strain D&B chromosome 8, Billie_1.0, whole genome shotgun sequence and contains these coding sequences:
- the pttg1 gene encoding securin, coding for MDAIVYIDQENGTLAAPSIKARQRLHSAPEHLLKTPLKTWLGAPAQSSRKALGTVNKIVVTPAVTHKVDMPNIPLAVQQCKVAPQPVGEDYPEIEKCFPYDPSDFEIYSVPQEVFLSQFSLAGLGKQEWPLNVLEEDFSMIQSCLPLSPLKMPSAHCRDDLEAFLDTISELTVDLPSECDS